One Betaproteobacteria bacterium genomic window carries:
- a CDS encoding nucleotide pyrophosphohydrolase, translating into MTIPVPAASPPPDSLDDLRERLRRFSAERDWEQYHTPKNLAMSVAIEAAEIMEHFQWLTVAQSANLDEAARHDVALEIADVLLYLVRLADVLDIDMAAAAREKIGLNAHKYPARRGL; encoded by the coding sequence ATGACGATACCGGTGCCTGCGGCGAGCCCGCCGCCCGACAGCCTGGACGATTTGCGCGAACGCCTGCGCCGGTTCTCCGCAGAGCGCGACTGGGAGCAATACCACACGCCGAAAAACCTGGCGATGTCGGTCGCGATCGAGGCTGCCGAGATCATGGAGCATTTCCAGTGGCTGACCGTTGCCCAAAGCGCCAATCTCGACGAGGCCGCCCGGCACGACGTAGCGCTCGAAATCGCGGACGTGCTGCTCTATCTCGTCAGACTGGCGGACGTGCTCGATATCGACATGGCTGCCGCGGCGCGCGAGAAAATCGGACTCAATGCGCACAAGTATCCGGCGCGGCGCGGCTTATAA
- a CDS encoding (2Fe-2S) ferredoxin domain-containing protein gives MSFYTHHVFFCCNQRQNGEACCGNHDARQMRDYAKSMVKSLELAGKGKVRINQAGCLDRCEEGPVIVVYPEEVWYTYVDKNDIDEIIEEHLVNGRVVERLRI, from the coding sequence GTGAGTTTCTACACCCATCATGTGTTCTTCTGCTGCAACCAGCGCCAGAACGGCGAGGCTTGCTGCGGCAATCATGACGCACGGCAAATGCGCGACTATGCAAAGTCAATGGTCAAATCCCTCGAGCTCGCCGGCAAAGGCAAGGTGCGCATCAACCAGGCGGGCTGCCTCGACCGTTGCGAGGAAGGGCCGGTGATCGTGGTTTATCCCGAGGAAGTCTGGTATACCTACGTGGACAAGAACGACATCGACGAGATCATCGAGGAGCATCTGGTCAACGGGCGTGTCGTCGAACGCCTGCGCATTTGA
- a CDS encoding alpha/beta fold hydrolase — MRPASPQKLSIDGPAGKLEVAVSEPGAARRGIALIAHPHPLYGGTLDNKVVQTLAKAFVALGYCALRLNFRGVGASDGVFDEGRGEIEDFLALADYGRRTYGESELAIGGFSFGGFIAAAVAERLAPRHLVLAAPAVGRFPVGNVPENTLVVHGEEDDVVPLKDVFDWARPQTLPVIVFPGGGHFFHGNLVTLQRLVEQHCRT, encoded by the coding sequence TTGAGGCCCGCGTCCCCACAAAAGCTTTCCATCGACGGCCCGGCGGGAAAGCTCGAGGTTGCCGTCAGCGAACCCGGCGCGGCGCGGCGTGGCATCGCGTTGATCGCCCATCCCCATCCGCTTTACGGCGGCACGCTGGACAACAAGGTCGTGCAAACGCTGGCGAAGGCCTTTGTCGCGCTGGGATACTGCGCGTTGCGGTTGAATTTTCGCGGTGTCGGCGCAAGCGACGGAGTATTCGACGAGGGGCGCGGCGAAATCGAGGATTTCCTCGCGTTGGCGGATTACGGGCGGCGTACTTACGGCGAAAGCGAACTCGCGATCGGCGGGTTTTCCTTCGGAGGTTTCATCGCGGCGGCCGTGGCGGAGCGGCTTGCGCCACGGCATCTGGTATTGGCGGCTCCCGCGGTGGGGCGTTTTCCGGTCGGCAACGTGCCGGAAAATACGCTGGTCGTGCATGGCGAGGAAGATGATGTCGTGCCTTTGAAAGACGTGTTCGACTGGGCACGGCCGCAAACGCTTCCGGTGATCGTGTTCCCCGGTGGCGGCCATTTTTTCCACGGCAACCTGGTTACGCTGCAACGACTGGTCGAACAGCATTGCCGGACCTGA